From Polaribacter butkevichii, a single genomic window includes:
- the murA gene encoding UDP-N-acetylglucosamine 1-carboxyvinyltransferase: MASFKIEGGHKLSGTITPQGAKNEVLQILCAVLLTPERVVVNNVPDIIDVNKLIFILGELGVKVEKLSSNSYAFQADEINLKYLESADFKRDGSSLRGSIMIVGPLLARFGRGYIPRPGGDKIGRRRLDTHFEGFIRLGAKFRYNKEEHFYGVEAEELFGVEMLLDEASVTGTANILMASVLATGTTKIYNAACEPYIQQLCKMLNSMGAKISGVGSNLLIIEGVDALGGCEHRVLPDMIEIGSWIGVAVMTRSELTIKDVSWDNLGQIPNVFRKLGIQLERKGDDIYIPAQESYEIHNFIDGSVLTVADAPWPGFTPDLLSIVLVIATQAKGTVLIHQKMFESRLFFVDKLIDMGAKVILCDPHRATVIGMNFESSLKATKMTSPDIRAGISLLIAALSAKGTSIINNIEQIDRGYENIEARLKSIGAKIERIAD, translated from the coding sequence ATGGCATCATTTAAAATTGAAGGCGGTCATAAATTAAGTGGAACCATTACTCCACAAGGAGCAAAAAACGAAGTGCTACAAATACTTTGTGCTGTTTTATTAACGCCAGAAAGAGTTGTAGTAAATAATGTTCCGGATATTATTGATGTCAATAAATTAATTTTTATTCTTGGAGAATTAGGCGTAAAGGTTGAGAAATTAAGTAGCAATTCTTACGCTTTTCAAGCGGATGAAATAAACTTAAAGTATTTAGAATCTGCAGACTTTAAAAGAGACGGAAGTTCTTTACGAGGGTCTATTATGATTGTTGGCCCACTTTTGGCTCGTTTTGGTAGAGGATATATACCAAGACCCGGAGGAGATAAAATTGGTCGTAGACGTTTAGATACACATTTTGAAGGTTTTATAAGATTAGGAGCAAAATTCCGTTATAATAAAGAAGAACATTTTTACGGAGTAGAAGCAGAAGAATTATTTGGTGTAGAAATGTTGTTAGATGAAGCTTCTGTTACCGGAACCGCTAATATTTTAATGGCGTCTGTTTTAGCAACAGGAACCACAAAAATATACAATGCTGCCTGCGAACCTTATATTCAACAATTATGTAAAATGTTGAACTCTATGGGAGCAAAAATCTCTGGAGTAGGTTCTAACTTACTAATTATAGAAGGAGTAGATGCACTTGGTGGTTGTGAGCACAGAGTTTTACCAGATATGATTGAAATTGGTTCTTGGATTGGTGTTGCAGTCATGACAAGATCTGAATTAACCATAAAAGATGTTAGTTGGGACAACTTAGGACAAATACCTAATGTATTTAGAAAATTAGGAATACAATTAGAAAGAAAAGGAGATGATATTTATATTCCTGCTCAAGAATCATATGAAATTCATAACTTTATAGATGGTTCAGTTTTAACCGTTGCAGATGCACCATGGCCTGGATTTACTCCAGATTTGCTAAGCATTGTTTTAGTAATTGCAACACAAGCAAAAGGAACTGTTTTAATTCATCAAAAGATGTTTGAAAGCCGTTTGTTTTTTGTTGATAAATTGATTGATATGGGGGCAAAAGTAATTTTATGCGATCCTCATAGAGCAACCGTAATTGGTATGAATTTTGAAAGCTCATTAAAAGCAACCAAAATGACATCGCCAGATATTAGAGCGGGAATTTCTTTATTAATAGCAGCATTATCTGCTAAAGGAACGAGTATAATAAATAACATAGAACAAATAGATAGAGGGTACGAAAACATAGAAGCTCGTTTAAAATCTATTGGCGCAAAAATTGAAAGAATTGCTGATTAA